tatgttgAATTTGATTGACAACTTGTTTGGTTAAATTTAGCTATGTTCCAAAATTGGAGGGATGAAATCATACGACAATTGATGAAGAATGAACTCAAGAATCAATTTGCTTTCcaattcattttattcttatcCTTTAAATTTTTCAACAACAACCCCTTTTTATTTACTGTTCtttttaattaacatttttttcatacgatatttgaatattatttaaaattatattttaattcattgGAATTGatatgattttgttttgtttaagcTTGAGAATGGTGTATGGAATAAGAATCAATGACAAACATTTTAAGCAATTATAATAGGCTACATAACCCCAAACTATCTCCCATGGAGACATTGAAGCTTGATTCATTCCATCGAAAATTTCATACTAAGCTTAAAAGACATATATAAAAGGACATGGGAtaaaggaacaaaaaattgagACTTAAGTGTTCTAGTGGAGGTCATTCTCTCTTTAGAGGAGACCTTTCCTAGAAGAGATACCAACTTACTTTGAGTGATATTTCCTTTAAAAAAGTGAGCAAAAATGTAAAAGAGGGTGCACTTTAAAAAGCTAAAGCTAGGGTTACAATGGTTGAGGACAGCTAAATCCCACAATCATTTCACTAATCAACAACTCATATTTCCTATGATTTTTGAGGTATTAATTCTACAAAACccaattaatcaaataattgaGGGCATAGAGGAATAGATGGAAAAAGTAAGCTagaacaaaatcaaaataaagtgAATAACTTCTATGGATTGGATAAACTCCAAAAcatcaagttttttttattaatctccATTAATATATTATCttagaattttaaatatattatttcattattacatttataattgaattattaaactttaaataattgtttttatcgCTTTAATAAAACTCGAACATTACAAACACTTATATTACACCATATTAACACACCAAGAAGTACTTTCACAACCCTAATGCACCATTtaataaagagaaaagaaatgAAAGGAGTACAAgccaataaaataaagaaagagaaataagtAAATATTAAAAAGGATTTTATTTAAAGCAAATgagtgaaaagaaaaataatttgatttattattaaaaataattttgtttaattatttttcttcttattataataaaaaacaaaaaaaaaacatcgaTATAAATGTTCCATAACtaattataatcataaaaaatagatttattttagTAATATAATAGATTATAAAACTCTTTTGTGCACTACTTTGACTTGATTAaagagataaaataattgattgtGTTAAGAGCATACTATTCTCACTcatttcttctttgttttgcAACCAAAATAAGAATGGCCATTAGCTTTCTACATTTTGTTTTCCTTTCATACTAAACAACCTTCATTTCTTTAATTGTTCACATCTTCTTTCCCTTTCGTACTAAACAAccctctttttcttttcttttcttttctttaataaCAACAAAAATACATGTTTTCTAAAGGTTCACATCCCACTTCAAATCATTCTAGGTAATCTTCCCATGCACAGTCAGTTCACGATTCTCCAAAACACGCAATATTTGGAATTAATGAAAGCATATCAAATGAGAAGTTGTGGAGAGGAATTAAGTAGGTTTAGAGTGAATACAAAaagttgcaaaaaaaaaattatgaggcAGGACTCCTAACataattttaagataaaaaatcattaaataaaaactaatactagagattaaaaatatttaattattatattgagtaaattatatactactttgaaataatttctaaatttataagctagtttctaaattaatatttaattagttagcaaTACTTtaactaccaactttagaatctaaattagTTGGTAGCTAAGACTTGAGtacctaattagatatcaatttaaaaactaatttataaattttattaataatagaaattactttagataccaataatttttctagtttttaaaaaatagtatttaatttagtcaatatagtgactaattatttttagtctctaagattagtttttatttaataattttggtgTAGTGATAATTTTAGTTGTCTGAATATATTTTTCGTAAATATGtgtgaaagaaaagaaatagtttttcaaaataGTGTAGgcacacataaaaaaataaatataaatagtttataaatacacattaatttaattaataagaaactatttttattatttatgaatgttTATAACAAAGTTTATTCGATGATGTTTTTTTACCAGCGAAGATTTACTCGATGATGtaaatttaaagataacaacaaaataaagtaagactattgattttataatatttctatCTTTAAGAAGGAGCATTCTCGTTGGACAAGGTGAGGAAGAAggatgttttattttttagttcatGAGCTTCAATTAGATTATCTTCACCTTTCTTAGACTTTTTGATAATCAAGTTATTAAGAACTTAAAAtgacaataataatattgaatagatttttttatcagccAATAATAGTAAATAGATGAATTGagtaagttattttttttaatattgatttatagatttttgagtcttcaataaaaagctaaataaaaaaaaatattcatcttATTGAATAATATTTGATTACCTTAGCTTCAAGTTATTCAACTGTTAAGTTATTAAGTAACAAACAACTATATTCAGTCAAAGCTAGGAACGTTCATATCATAACTTCATAACCAAATcgataaaataaattgaaaactgatccaaaaaattgataatcgattaaaaccttttttttgtATTCATTTTGGATTTATTTTCTAGAATCGAGCAATTTGATTCAAATTAGAGTTTACATTGAACCAAACCgaaatcaattatttagatattattatattacttaTCAGTTTACTCATATATGAGAGATTTGTGTGCGAGAGGAAAATATAACGTATTTCACTTGGTTCATCCTATAAATTTGTGGCAAAATAATACAATACGTTTAACATGTAAATGAGGAAGAAGAGAAGTTATCTTAGTAGTATGAAAACGTTACTCTATTTGAAGGAAACAATattgaaaatttgatatttatGTTTTGTATTTCATGCAATATTGCACATGCATAAAGTTTGTTAAACTTATAAGAGATAGATTTTAGGGGGTTTCTAGTATCTATGCCACAATGTATAAATATAGCATAACCACGTTAATATTAGTAAAGTTAGAAGACtaaaaaacataattagttaaagacaaaaaaaaaatattaagccaaagaaaagcaaaaaagCTAAAGTTGGAAAAATGCAAAAGCAAGACTTGGGGCTGAGTACGTGTATGAATGAATGATAACATGCTAAAGTATGAAGAGGTGAGGGTAGTGGGGGACAATCATAGGCTAATTATTAGTGTTTCTAAGTTGTGATAGACGCGACTCTAAGTTCACTGCTACCGCAATGAATATCTTATGGACAACGAGGTCTCTTTGCTCATGAACTTGCagaggaatattcatcttcttGATTGAAGAGGATGGGCTACAAGAAGCGACTGATTCCATATTTCATGTGTTTGTATGCTATTTTTTGGACACTTTTGGTGCTTCACTTGCTGCTCAAGGTTTCTGGCAATGCAGAAGGTGACGTTTTGTACttgcaattgattgtttttatttttatattcctGTTTCTGTTCATTTATGAGTTGTTGACTTTTCAACTGTGTTGTTTAGGCTCATATGTTTGAATGAGTCATACAACTTGACATGGAGTTAGTATTAGGCTTTTGTTGATTATTGAAATTGGTTCAGAAGTTCCGTATATGTTGGACAATGAtcaatatatgaaaaaatgaCAGCATGAATTGGATTGTTCTTCATGAACCATTTCTTTGAGCCTTGTTCTCACCTTGTTTGGTTCCCTACCAAAATCGCTGTGGTTCTGATGAACTGACAGAGTATGCAATATAAAAACACAAACTAGGAAGTTAAATAGAACTAAAAAATTTAGAGGATAAATTGAAACCAGTATTAAATTTAGAGGACAAAAAATACTATAACCTTTTCCtttttactttctgtttttcaCATAATTTCATTAAAAGCAACAATGAAaagctctaatctctagtcgatgggatctccaacagacacctgtttgatttttttaattattacttCTATGACAGGTGATGCCCTGACTACATTCAAGAATAATATGATAGATCCTACTGATGCTCTTCGTAGTTGGGATCCTGGCGTTATAACTCCTTGTACATGGTTGCATGTTACTTGCAACGAAGAAAGTAGCGTAATCCGTTTGTAAGATATCTGTTACTTTTACTTGTAGTTTTATGAAAGTTTCTGCATAAAGTGAAAACGATTGTTTGGCTAGGGATCTTGGAAATGCAAACCTTTCGGGTCAGCTTGTTCCAGAGCTTGGTCAGCTCCCAAATTTGGAATATTTGTAAGTTATGAAATAGATATGATAATGTTGGCTCAAAGATACGCCTCCTTCGCTGAGCAGATTTTGCATGacacatttttcttttcaatcacAGGGAactttataacaataatataacTGGGGAGATCCCAAATGTGCTTGGAAATTTGAcgaacttgcagactttggatctTTACTCGAACAACATTACTGGTCAAATTCCAGACGAGTTAGCCAAACTTAAAAAACTGCGAGACCTGTATGACATGCTTTCCTTTTCTGATATCTTTAATCAGCATAACTTATTTAActaaatttcaattttgtttcttctttttcagcaTTCATAAGTTTTTGTTTTCCAACATAAAATGGTGGCACATTGTGCACCCATAATATGCCCATTTCAGTTCCAACATATCTTGTCTTATGCTTTGAGCTGTTGCCCAAGAGAAGTATCATCCTACATAATCCCATGAAATAGATATATACTTATATAAGTTAACAAGAAGTTATTATGGCACACACCCACTGCACTTGCTACTTAATGATTGTTTGTTGTGAATAGTTTATTATCTGCTAACAAAATGGCTCTGCTCGCTGCTGAACTAGGCGTCTCAGCAAAAACAGCTTGTCAGGAAAGATTCCTGTGGGTTTGACCACAATTGATACACTGCAAGTTCTGTGAGTTTAACTCCTATGTCTGTATGTCTAGATGCATTGCTATGCTAGCGTTGTGCTATTTTGTCTATAACCTGACACCATGATCATTGTTGAATATAGTGACTTATCGTACAACAACTTAACAGGGAATGTCCCAATCGATGGTTCATTTTCAAGTTTTACTCCCATCAGGTGGGTACTACAAATAAGATTTTTTGTTCTGATGAGCTCATTGGGAAAACCACACAGCAATACTTGGCCAATAGCCATACTATAGTTCGAGTGGCACTATAAACTTTACATCAGAGTCCTATATTTCTTATGTAGGACACATGACTAATATTAAGGGATGAAATATCAAGATTTTATTAACCCCGTTAATCAATTTTTACAGTTTTGACCATAATCCTTTCTTGAAGCAAACCACTCCAACATCACCACGCGTTATACAGAAACAAAATCCTTCAGGTTTGTTATTATTTGCTTTATTGTTggtaatgaatttaatttttcaacGAATATAGCTCTTAAAGTATTCTCTCTTATGAGAATCCAAAAGGCTTCAGATTATTGTCATGCCACTAAGATAAGCAGAGGCTCAAAAACGGTGTTATACAACTCCAAATTAATGCTATCTAAAAGGTTTTCGGTTTTAGTGGTATTTACATTTGTTTCTTTTACAAGCTGAATGCACTCGGTTCTTTTCCACACACTACTAACATTTCCTTCGCCCTTTGCCGCCAAAAGGCTAAGAGAAATGGAGGTATTGATAAGGGATAGGTTGTGCGGTTTTCCCCCAAATGCTTGCTATGTAATTTTGCATGATTTCTGTGACTAGACATTTTTATACTCGAAAGTTTTAAATTTATAGAAAAGGACAAACTGGTTGTTATCGAACAATGATCTTTGGCAATGTAAATACCTTAAGCAGAACAGCTTCTGCATGCTTAAATGTATAGTTTCTTAAGGTGAATGTGTGACCTCATTCTGAGTCAACAAAGGGAGAAGAGTAGAGTTTTGAGGGAcctatatatacaataaaaaagaaaagttggGGCAGGGGAAGAGTTACTTTGACTTGGTGGGGCATGTTGTTAGCATTCTGTTAGGAGAAAAGGGAAATACTTGTGTGATAGATGAGGGTGGCATGAGAGAATAGGTTGAGAGAAGAGTTTCCAATTTTGTACTGAGTGACACCTTTTATAAGGCAACCACTATATCGTACTTTTTGTTTGAAGAACACCACTATATTTTTCAGTCATTTGGGGTTCTAGTTTTGGTTTTCTGTCTGGTATCTTAGAAGGTGACTCATggtcaaatacaagaaagggagTAAATAATaatgtcaagtttttttttttttttctgttctatTCAATGGAAAGCAATGTTTTGAAATTGACTTACAGTTTCCCGTTTAACTCTGTTAATTCTTGTAGGTAATAGTTTCATATCTATTGCCGCCATTGCTGGAGGAGTTGCCGTGGGTGCTGCACTGTTGTTTGCAGCTCCAGTAATTGCATTTGTTTACTGGAAAAGAAGGAAGCCACCAGATTATTTCTTTGATGTTGCAGGTTGGTTGATTAGCAGAAAAACATGGTATACACACCGATTAAAGCTGTTTATGATAATCATAACTAATTGTTGTTTCCTCCACTGGCAGCTGACGAGGATCCTGAAGTTAACTTTGGTCAACTTAAAAGGTTTTCGCTGCATGAACTGCTAGTTGCAACAGATGCCTTTAATAACAAAAACATTATTGGCAGAGGTGGATTTGGCAAGGTTTATAAAGGACGCTTAACAAATGGTGATCTTGTAGCAGTAAAAAGACTTAACCAAGAACACATCCACTGTGAGGAGAAACAATTTCAAATAGAAGTGGAAATTATCAGCATGGCTGTGCATCGAAATTTGCTTCGGCTGATTGGTTTTTGTATGACAACTACTGAAAGATTGCTTGTGTTTCCTTTCATGGTTAATGGAAGTGTAGAGTCATGTTTACGAGGTACCTTTATTAGGCTACTCTATCGAGTGATATGCATTGCTTTTATCACTAATTTACCTCAACTTGTTTCTCGAGTAAAAACCTTTTATCTTACATGTTCTTTCCTGTAGTTATGCAAaccatacttttaatgtcaaatttctttcaactttcatttttttatttttgtaaaataaaattgtgtatGTCAGGCATCTTATATCTAGCAGGGGCACATTCACACAACAATTTGGATATATATGAGTAGCTTAAATTTAATCCTTTGTCAGagcctgttttttttttcacaaaattatCCAATTTTGTTTGACCACATCATTTGATGTGGTTGAAAGAGAATACAAATAAACTCTGCAGCTAAATAGCGTAAAAGCAATTAAAATTTGTTGTAGTATTTTTCTTTCCAAGTTGTTATGGTTTTATGTATATTGATTGTATTTTGTAGAGCGAGCAGAATCACAAGCACCAGTTCAATGGCCAGTTCGGAAGCGTATTGCTCTAGGAGCAGCTAAGGGGCTTGCTTATTTGCATGATCATTGTAACCCAAAGATTATTCATCGTGATATCAAAGCTGCTAATGTATTATTGGATAAGGACTTTGAAGCAGTTGTAGGAGATTTTGGTTTAGCAAAGATTATGGATTACAAAAATACTCATGTTACTACTGCTGTACGTGGGACAGTTGGCCACATAGCACCAGAGTATCTCTCAACTGGAAAGTCTTCAGAGAAGACTGATGTTTTTGGATATGGTGTGATGCTTCTTGAGATAATAACTGGACAGAGGGCTTTTAATTTAGCACGACATGCCATTAGTGATGAGGTCATGTTGCTAGAATGGGTAGGTATTATCATGTTTACTAAAGATATGCTATTAGTACTAGACCAGTTAGCAATCTAAATATTATGAGATTCAAGATGGTACAATAGAAGGAAATCATATTGTTGAAGGAAATATTTTGGCACTAAATACAGTTAATTCCTACTTGAagtttagaaacctcttttgttccctattctatttttgtattttcagaTAACTAgccttaaaaaaaacaatacaaaaatTGAGTTAGTTGTTATTTCTGTCCTAGATTCTGGAATCTCATCTTTCTGGTTGTTGTTTGTTGCACCAATATGTGCTGATGTTAGCACCAATGACTAATGGTTTTTATTGGCAAATGACATTATTTTGATCCCAGGTGAAATCACTTCTGAAAGAGAGGAAGTTGAAGACACTGGTGGATGCAGATTTACATGGAGATTATGACGAGGAGGAACTAGAGGAGTTAATCCAAATAGCATTGCTATGCACACAAAGCTCCCCTTTGGATAGACCAAAGATGTCTGAGGTGGTGAGAATGCTAGAGGGTGAAGGTTTGAAAGAAAAGTGGGATAAATGGAGGAAGAAAGAAGATAGAATCCAAAAAGATTGCAACTCCTTCAATCTctacataaaaaattatgactCAACTTCAAATATTGCACCAGATGAATTGTCTGGTCCTAGATGATCTTTGTAGAAACAATTAGTTACTCTCAAAGCTGCAAAATGTTGGCTCAGTGCACCATATAATTATtgtgccatgcaatggtgaATTTCAGTGTGTGTCTAAATATTCCTAAGTCTTTACTCATTGTTACTTGACTGCATGTTCATCGAGTGTTTCTCCTACATTTTGAATAGGTTCTTCATGAAGGGTGTGTGGATGCAGAGCTAAAGTAGTGTCATAGTTTTTTTGTCTAACCTGACACTAGTTATTGTGGGTTGTAGAATATAGTCATGGTGGTTGTTTACTCCGAGCAAGTTGGTGCAAATGCTTTGTTTACAAGAATAGTGGAGggataatatatattttagctTTTTCTATAGTTATATCTCACTCATATATTACCATAAATTGATCGTCTTTTAACCCAGTTCTCTGTGGAAGATGCTCTGATTTCTTTGAGTTTGAAATTCAAGTGCTGATCGTAGTAGGATTAAACACAATACTTAATAAAGATCTACTTATGAAAGACCTCTAACTTTTAAGTCAGTTAGTGAATTAAAGATTATATGAAAATTAAGTATAAGATTGAAAGCAAGTTGAAATCCAATTCCATGTTGAAATCGTGAAGAAAGGAAGGATATTGAAATCCCTACATGACATAAACCATAAGTATGACCCTATTAGGATACAAAGAGAAAAATTGTCATCACTGtcagaagttttttttattgtaaggGATAAGAAATTCAGAATATTGTCATGCTTGATGAATGAATATTCAACATAGGCTCTAACATGGTATACACAAAGCATTGGATGTAAGTCCTGTAAAAAAAGCAACCATGGAGAATATTGTTCTTCTTACTCCAAAAGATTTGGAAATAATAAGAGACATGTTTCAAATTCCACAAAAGTGGTAAAGTTGTTAAGCGCATGGGAGGTAACAAAGAAACCTCAAAAAGATGGGCAAAACCATATTATCTTTGAACATGAAACAAATCATCCCATTGCTCCACCTCAACAATATTTTGATATGAAAGTTTATAAAGAGGAACTTGATTGTGTTAGAACAATGATTGAATCAATAAGCCTAAAGTTCATTCAATATTGCTGGCTTTGTGACTTAAGTGTTTGAATTCTTGATTCAAGATCAATGGATAACATGACTCCATTTTCTATGCTCTTCAACTCATTATAGTTGAAAATGGTGATAATGTACCCATATACAAATTCGGAAATATAACATTAGAACCATATATTGTAGTAAAAAATGTTTCATATGTCTAATGACTAGCTAATAGTCTTATCTACATACAAAAACTCACAATATTTAATTActcaaaaacatttttcttctcttattgtattttttaaaacctTATCACAAGAATGATGATTTTAATTGCTAAGGAACAGAGTGAGAGTGAGTTGTATTTGTTGGATTCCAAGTATTTGAATAAAAGAAAGGTCATAAGCCAACAAGCAACATCATAGACATATACAAGTTCCCAAATATGTCTACATCACAAAAAATTTGGACTCACTGCACCCAAATACAATAAAGTTTGTAGAAACAAGAAAGCAATGGTGCTAAACTCTCCATGTCTCTTTTTATTggttttgttgaatctaaatcTAATCATTCTCTTTTCAGTAAAAGAACACTATTTAGATTCACAACTTTACTCATCTATGTAAATGACATAAATCTTGGAGGTAACTCCTTGATCGAAATGAAAAAGGTGAAGCAGTTTTtgaacaaaaattttaaaatcaaatgcATGCTTAAGAGATTAAGCCATGCTCTAATCCTCTCATACAAGATATGGGAGTTTTGTTCGACTCCAGTTCTTCTCTTCAAGATGCAGATTCATACCACAAATTAATAGGACGATTGTTGTATCTCACCAATAGGAGACTTGACATGTGTTTTGATGTATATTCTCAGTCAATTCCTTCAAAAATCAACAATACACCACCATCAAATAGTTCAACGTATTAAACACGGTATCAAACTTAATCCATCTCGAGCCTTATTTTTTCCTTCAAAttctattatataatttattggcTTTAATGATTTGGATTCAAATTCTTATCCAAACACTCAAAGCTCAACCATGAGATATTGCATCATCCTTGGATCATCCCTCGTTTCATAGAAGTTAAAGAAACAAACCATTGTTTCACGTTCTTCCTGGAAGTCGAATATCACACATTAGTCACAATTACTTGCTAATTACATAGGTTGACTTATCCCATTTAAGACTTCCATTTacaagttgtttttttttttttttatattgtgacAATTAAGTTTTCTATCACATAGCCTCTAACTCAAGTTTTCACAAACGAACAAAGCATATAGATATAGATTATTATGTTGATTGTGATAAACTCCAATATAAATTTTTCATCACCTATAAGATTAGCTTACCAATCATGAATGTTTTCACCAAGCCCCTTGATCACTCTCCCTTTACTGCCATCATGTCCAATCTTGAAGTAAGGAGTATACATTTCCAGTTTGAAGGAGAGGTGTTAGAGTATACAAGCTTTcatatcttgttttttttttattagtggtacctttatttttatttttattttgtgtacCAGTATGAGCAAGGCCGAGGTCCACCTGGTAGCCCGAGGCCGAGTCCACTTGACCGAGACCAGGGGAACCTGgctgagaccttagaagacttgaccgagaggccgagaccttagaagacttggtcGAGACaaccgagaggccgagaccttagaagacttggccgagacgaccgag
The sequence above is a segment of the Phaseolus vulgaris cultivar G19833 chromosome 2, P. vulgaris v2.0, whole genome shotgun sequence genome. Coding sequences within it:
- the LOC137811829 gene encoding BRASSINOSTEROID INSENSITIVE 1-associated receptor kinase 1-like, whose protein sequence is MGYKKRLIPYFMCLYAIFWTLLVLHLLLKVSGNAEGDALTTFKNNMIDPTDALRSWDPGVITPCTWLHVTCNEESSVIRLDLGNANLSGQLVPELGQLPNLEYLELYNNNITGEIPNVLGNLTNLQTLDLYSNNITGQIPDELAKLKKLRDLRLSKNSLSGKIPVGLTTIDTLQVLDLSYNNLTGNVPIDGSFSSFTPISFDHNPFLKQTTPTSPRVIQKQNPSGNSFISIAAIAGGVAVGAALLFAAPVIAFVYWKRRKPPDYFFDVAADEDPEVNFGQLKRFSLHELLVATDAFNNKNIIGRGGFGKVYKGRLTNGDLVAVKRLNQEHIHCEEKQFQIEVEIISMAVHRNLLRLIGFCMTTTERLLVFPFMVNGSVESCLRERAESQAPVQWPVRKRIALGAAKGLAYLHDHCNPKIIHRDIKAANVLLDKDFEAVVGDFGLAKIMDYKNTHVTTAVRGTVGHIAPEYLSTGKSSEKTDVFGYGVMLLEIITGQRAFNLARHAISDEVMLLEWVKSLLKERKLKTLVDADLHGDYDEEELEELIQIALLCTQSSPLDRPKMSEVVRMLEGEGLKEKWDKWRKKEDRIQKDCNSFNLYIKNYDSTSNIAPDELSGPR